TTCCTTCATTCCGGAAACAACCCTTGTGAGCGTTCAATTGCATAATTTCAAGGTGAACAAAGCGGATTTTTCAATTGTCATTGATGAATATGGCAACGCAATAGGAATAGTGACCTTCTTTGATATCATTGAAGAGATCATTGGGGAGGCAATTTATACCCACAATTACAAAGACATAAAAGACAGTGGAGATAACGGATACATAATAAACGGAAGGATTCCAATAAGGGATCTTAATAAAAAGATGGGTTTCAATTTTCCAACAGACCACAATCGCACCTTTGCTGGAATGATAATTGATGAGATAGAACGGATTCCGAATGAGGGTGAGGTGTTTGAAATGTTTGGTTGCACGCTTGAAATTCTCAAAACTAGGAATAATAAGCTCGTCTCTGTAAAAGTTAAAAGGATAAAAGAGGATACGGGTGATGAGGGTTTCCAAACAAGTGCGAGGTGAAAGGTTTTTGGTGTCGATGTATCCGTTCCATTGCCTTGGTTATGTGTGAAAATAGGTTTTGTGCGTGCTATAACTTTAACGCTGTTAGTAAAAGGATCTAGCAGAGGGCGCTGTGACTTTGAAGGGCTGGTGAATCGTAAGGGGGTTTATGGATAATCTTTGTGGAGTTCTGGAAGAGATTCTAAACAGGCATACGTATCTTGCGGATAGGTTGCGCTGTCCAGAAACTATACCTTCTCAGGAGTTTTCAAAGCTTTCTAAGGAGTATGCGGAGCTTAAGCCAAAAGTTGAATTAATTACTAGATATAAAAAATTGAAAGAAGAACAGGCTTACCTAGAACTGTTGGTAAAAAATCCACTAGAGGATCAGGAGATACGTGAAATAGGAAAGTCTGATCTGCAAGCAATCCAAGATGTTGTTCCAAAGCTCGAGTTTGAAATAAGGAGGATGTTGCTTCCAAAGGATAAAGACGATGCTTTAAACGTCATGCTGGAAGTAAGGGCTGGCACCGGCGGTGATGAAGCTGCACTTTTTGCAGCGAGTCTCTTCCATATGTATCAGAAATATGCAGAGCGTATGAAGTGGCGCTTTGAGATCATTAGTATTTCCCACAATGAGATAGGTGGATACAAAGAAGCCAATGCTAGTATAAGTGGATCTGAAGTTTTCGCAAAATTAAAATTCGAGTCTGGTGTGCATAGGGTTCAGCGCGTTCCAGAAACCGAAAGTGCCGGACGTATACATACTTCAACAGCCACTGTCGCTGTGCTGCCAGAACCTGAAGATGTAGATGTCAAAATCAACGATAAGGATCTACGTATCGATGTGTATCGGTCTAGTGGTCCTGGAGGACAGTCTGTCAACACAACTGACAGTGCAGTTCGTGTTACGCATATTCCAACTGGTATAGTAGTGATACAACAAGATGAGAAGTCCCAACACAAGAACCGTGCTAAGGCAATGAAGGTGCTCAAAGTAAGATTATATGAAATAGAGCGCAATAAAGTTCAACAAGAGATTTCATCAATGAGAAAGTCGCAGATTGGATCAGGTGAACGCTCTGAAAAAACTAGAACATATAATTTCCCCCAGGGCAGGATAACTGATCACAGGATCAATTTAACTACTTATAGGATTAATGAAACGGTGAAGGAAGGAGAACTGGAGCCAATCATTGAAGCCCTTATTAGGGAAAATGAAGCTCGTATGTTAGCTGGTGTAGAAGCAGGCTTAAGCGGAGATAAGTCTTGAGTGTTCTCAAAATCTGTTTTGTAATGGGTGTTATTCCAGCGAATGTAGTTTTTTGAACAGCTTTCAGGTGGATCTTTGTGATAGTTCGTTATGTACTAGGAAAAATGAGGAAG
This genomic window from Neorickettsia risticii str. Illinois contains:
- the prfA gene encoding peptide chain release factor 1 — its product is MDNLCGVLEEILNRHTYLADRLRCPETIPSQEFSKLSKEYAELKPKVELITRYKKLKEEQAYLELLVKNPLEDQEIREIGKSDLQAIQDVVPKLEFEIRRMLLPKDKDDALNVMLEVRAGTGGDEAALFAASLFHMYQKYAERMKWRFEIISISHNEIGGYKEANASISGSEVFAKLKFESGVHRVQRVPETESAGRIHTSTATVAVLPEPEDVDVKINDKDLRIDVYRSSGPGGQSVNTTDSAVRVTHIPTGIVVIQQDEKSQHKNRAKAMKVLKVRLYEIERNKVQQEISSMRKSQIGSGERSEKTRTYNFPQGRITDHRINLTTYRINETVKEGELEPIIEALIRENEARMLAGVEAGLSGDKS